CAAACTGTTGGTCGACGAATGCATCCGCTTTGCCAGACAGAAGGGCTATCGCCAGCTTTCGCTCTGGACCAACGATATGCTGGAGACGGCCCGTGGCATCTACATCAAGGCTGGCTTCCGCCTTGTCTCCGAGGAGAGACATAAAATGTTCGGCCCCGAGGCGAATGGTCAAACCTGGATACTCGATCTCTGAATTTGCTGCATCGCGAAGATTTCGCTTGATTTGGAAACGGTCATTCCCTAATTACGGACCATGACCGCTACCGACCTCACATCAGATCAAAAAACCCGTAGCCGTGGCCGTCCGCGCGAATTCGATATGGACGCAGCGCTCGATGCGGCCCTGCTGGTCTTTTCCGAGCGTGGATACCACGCCACCTCGATCAGCGAGCTGACCGAGGCGATGGGCCTTGCCTCGGGCAGCATCTACAAGGCGTTCAAGGACAAGCGCGGCATCTTCGTTGCCGCCTTTGCCCGCTATCGCAAGCTCGGCCGGCGGCGCCTGGAAGCAATGATCGCGTCAGCGGAAACAGGCCGCGAAAAGGTCTTTCAGATGGTGATGTATTATACGGAGCTCTCGCATGGCGAGGCCGGCCGCAAAGGCTGTCTCGTCGTCGGCGGCGCCAATGACTTCGCCCTGCTCGACGATGAAACGGCCGCCCATGTCGTCACTGCTTTTGCCGCCGACGAGAAGCTGATGGCCGATCTCATCCGCATCGGCCAGGCCGACCACACCATCCCGAAGACGGTGGACCCTGATGCCGCCGCCCTCGCCTTTCTCTGCCTGACCAAGGGCTTGCGCGTCATCGGCAAAACAGGACGCAGCAGGCAGGAGATGTTTGCCGCAGCCGAAGCGGCGATGAAGCTCGTGACCTGAACGGGTACGCCCAACGATCGAAATAGCGGCATCCGGTCAAGGATCGGGTGGCTGCAGCCAGCATTCTTGCATTCAATTCTCACAATCTTTGAATACCGGAGTTTCTGATGAGCATTTCAGCCACCACGCCGGATAAGGCCATGTCACGAGCGCTGTCCCCTTGGCTCACCTTCCTTTTCGCCGCCGCCTGCGGGCTGGTGGCCGCCAATCTCTATTACGGCCAGCCGCTCGCCGGCCCGATCAGCGCCGATCTCGGCTTCTCCCCTGCCGCAACCGGCCTGATCGTCACGCTGACGCAGATCGGTTATGGCCTCGGCCTGCTTCTGATCGTGCCGCTCGGCGACCTGACGGAAAACCGCCGGCTGGTGCTGCTGCTGATCGCCGTCTCCGCCGTGGCGCTGATTGGCGCCGCAGTATCGACGACACCCGCGATGTTCCTCACCGCCTCACTCTCTATCGGCCTCGCCTCCGTCGCCGTTCAGGTGCTCGTGCCCTTTGCTGCCAACATGGCGCCGGATGCGACGCGCGGCCAGGTCGTCGGCAATGTCATGAGTGGCCTGCTCTGCGGTATCATGCTGGCGCGGCCCTTCGCGAGCTTCGTCGCCGAGGCCTCCTCCTGGCACATGGTCTATTACGTCACGGCAGCGCTGATGCTCGTGCTCGCCATCGTACTCCGCGCCAACCTGCCGGTTCGCGTGCCGAAAACGAAGCTCGGCTATGGCGAACTGCTGGGGTCTATGGCGCATCTGGCGCTGACCTCGCGCGTGCTGCAGCGCCGCGCCCTTTACCAGGCCGGCATGTTCGGCGCCTTCAGCCTGTTCTGGACGACGACGCCGCTGCTGCTCGCAAGCCCGGCATTCGGCCTGACGCAGAACGGCATCGCCCTCTTCGCCCTTGCGGGTGCGGCCGGCGCCGTCGCCTCGCCGATCGCCGGCCGGCTCGCCGATCGGGGCATGACGAAAATCGCCTCGACCATCGCCATGCTGCTCGGCATGGCCTCCTTCCTGATCAGCCATTTCGCCGCCGACGGCTCGCTCACCGCCCTGATCTTGCTGACGGGGGCCGCGATCATGCTCGATTTCGGCGTGACCACCAATCTTGTCTGCGGCCAGCGCGCCATCTATGGGCTGAACCCGGAACATCGCAGCCGACTGAACGGCCTCTTCATGGCCACCTTCTTTACCGGCGGTGCGATCGGCTCGGCACTCGGCGGCTGGGCCTATGCGACCGGCGGCTGGACGATGACCGCCTGGATCGGCTTCGCCTTTCCGGCACTCGCCTTCATGCTGTTCCTGACGGAAGGGCGTGGCAACGAAGCCTAACCATCGGCGGAATCAAAACGGGAGCGGGCGGCGCGCACCGCGTCATGGTTCGCTTCCGCCCAGTTCAAAAGCTGCGACAGCGGCTGGTAGAGCGAACGGCCGAGCTCGGTCATCGAATATTCGACGCTCGGCGGCTTGGTCGGGAAGACCTCGCGGGCAATATAACCATCCCTCTGCAGATCACGCAGCGTCTGCGTCAGCATGCGCTGCGAAATATCCGGAAGCATCCGCCTGAGCTCGCCGAAGCGGCGGGGCTCGGCCGCCAGCACCTCCAGCAGCAGCGTCGACCACTTGCCGCCGATCTGCTGCATCATGTCCCTGACCGGGCAGTTGGAAAAATCGAGACCGGCGAGATCGATCTCGCGCCGCATACCCGACACCCTGTTCTTCAGACTGATGACCTTGCCGCTCATCCGCTGGTTCCCTTTTGGTAACGTACAGCCGAAAAACTGCCTCCTTTACACCGCGAAGTCAATTCCTATTCTAGTGTTAGTCTCTTTTTGAGACCACCATCAAACGCAGAAGGAAATGACGTATGAGCGAAACCATCCTGGTCACCGGCGCCGCCGGACAGCTCGGCCAGCGTGTCATCCACCATCTCATCGAGACCTATAAGGTCGCCCCCGCCAGGATTGTCGCGGCGACGCGTAGCCCGGAAAAGCTCGCTGAGCTGGCAAACAAGGGCGTCGTCACCCGCAAGGCTGATTTCGATGATGCGGCCAGCCTGGAGAAGGCCTTCGCCGGCGTCGACCGGCTGCTGATCATCAGCACCGACGCGCTCGATACTCCCGGCAAGCGCCTCACCCAGCACAAGGCCGCCGTCGCTGCTGCCGTCAAGGCAGGCGTCAAGCACATCGCCTATACCTCGATGCCAGCCCCGGACGATTCGCTCGTCATCTTCGCGCCCGATCACCTCGGCAGCGAAAACGCTGTCAAGACAAGCGGCATCGCCTACACGATCATCCGCAACGCCTGGTACCACGACAATTACTTGCATGGGATGCCGCACAACCTGCAGGGCGGCAAATGGTACAGCGCCACGGGCGACGGCAAGATCTCGACCATTGCGCGCGACGACTGCGCCCTGGCGATCGCAGCCGCCCTCGCCTCCGGCACTTCCGAAAGCGCCACCTATACGCTGACTGGCACTGAACTGCTGACCAACCGGCAGGTCGCCGCCACCGTCTCCGAGGCCGCCGGCAAGCCGCTCGACGTGGTCGACGTCAATGACGAACAGCTCGGCCAGGGCATCCGCGGCGCCGGCCTCCCCGGCTTCATCGCCGACATGCTGGTCTCCGCCGACGCGAACATCCGCGCCGGCAAATTCGAAGTCGTGACCGAAGACTTCACCAAGCTGACGGGTAAACAGCCGCAGCCGCTGAAGGATTTCTTCGTGGCGCATAAGGCTGCATTGACGGCCGCTGGCAGCGCTGGGGGCCATTGAGCACTTCGCTTATCCCTGCGCTTGCCGCAGGGATAAGGCTTTGAATGAGAAATCTCATTGCCGCAAATGAGTCACTCGCGGGGCAGACGCGCCGTGGCTGGATTCCTGTGACAAGCACAGGAATCCAGTGCGCCCAAGTCCTTGGGCGCGGCAGACTCAATATGCACCGTGCGTCTCACCGCCAGAACGTCGTCACTCGATCCCCCGCGAGGCGCTAAGGGCAACGACCTTCCTCAAACCTTCTGCCCACAAGCCCTGCAAAACCGCCGCACCGTTTCCGCCATGCCATATTCCAGCGCATCGGCGGTCAGCCCATGGCCGATAGAAACTTCGGCAAGATCGGGAATGCGCTTCACCAGATCAGGCAGGTTTGCGACGGTCAGATCATGCCCGGCATTGACGTCAAGACCGATCGCCAGCGCCGCGTCTGCAGTCTTTCCCAGCGCTTCGAGGATGGGAGCCGCCCGCTCGGGCGCGTCGTAACAGCCGCCGTAGGGGCCGGTATAGAGTTCAATCCGGTCGGCGCCGACCACCTTGGCGATCTTGACCGCTTCCGCATCGCCGTCGCCGTCGGCAAAAAGCGAGACCCGGCATCCCATCTTCTTCAGCCGCGCGACGACATCGGTGAGGAACGCCTGGTGTTTGCGGAAGTCCCAGCCGTGATCGGAGGTCGCCTGCGACGGATCGTCGGGCACCAGCGTCACCTGCTCGGGTGCAGCGCCGGCGCAGAGTTCGAGGAATTCCTCTGTGGGATAACCTTCAATGTTGAACTCGGCCTTCGGGAATTCGTCGTCGATCAGGTTGCGGATGACGGGTAAGTCGGAAAATCTTATATGGCGCTGGTCGGGGCGCGGATGCACCGTCAAGCCGCTGGCGCCTGATGCAAGGGCTATGCGCCCGAGGGTTTCGACGCTCGGCCAGGGCAGATCGCGCCGGTTGCGCAGCATGGCGATGGCGTTGAGGTTCACGGAGAGCTTGGCTGGCATGGCGGATTATCCATTGGTCTCGGAAATGGGAGGCCACGCTTTTAAGCCAAGTGCCCGGCGATGGCCAACGAGATTCGCAAATGAGTGCAACGCCGATCATTGATGAATCGGCATTACAACAGGGAGGAATGTACCAGGAATAGCAGTTCCCCCGGCTGCGAAGATGCGGCGGGCGCAGCGCGTGTTTTGCTTGAACCTTCGCGCAAAGCCTGCAAAGCGCCCCGTCGCGTTGCTATCCTATTTAAAAGAGATTATTTTTAGCACTTATAAAAAAGATCGTTCACGCATAACGTGGACATTGTGTCGCGTAAACGTAAGCCGCGTACTGCTTCTTTCTCCATGTAAGATGCTCAGAGGAAACCCCACTCGCCGCGACCGGGAAGCAACTGGCAAATCCGCATGAGGTGCAACAAGATGCCCTAGGAGGGTTCATGCCAGACGGTTCCAAACGCCTGTTTGCTGCCGCCGGTATCGCTTCGGAGGCCCGGTCAAAATACCGGTTCCTGCCTTCGGCCGCGCTGCCGCCGGATCTACCGGAAGGTCCGGTGCCTATCGCCGATATGGCCAACGCATTCGGCGTTACGCACAGGACACTGCATTTCTACGAAGAAAAGGGATTGATCTCGGCCAATCGCATCGGCCTGATGCGGGTCTATGGCCAGGACGACGTGATGCGCATGGCTGTCATCACCGTCTGCCGCGAGACGGGCATGCCGATCGCGGTTATCCAGGAATTGATGGACGAGCTTCGCAAAGCCGATTCGCAGGAATCGGCCGAGGCGATGTTTCGCGAGGCCTTGCAGGTCCGCAAGCGCGAGCTGACG
This DNA window, taken from Rhizobium etli CFN 42, encodes the following:
- a CDS encoding MFS transporter, giving the protein MSISATTPDKAMSRALSPWLTFLFAAACGLVAANLYYGQPLAGPISADLGFSPAATGLIVTLTQIGYGLGLLLIVPLGDLTENRRLVLLLIAVSAVALIGAAVSTTPAMFLTASLSIGLASVAVQVLVPFAANMAPDATRGQVVGNVMSGLLCGIMLARPFASFVAEASSWHMVYYVTAALMLVLAIVLRANLPVRVPKTKLGYGELLGSMAHLALTSRVLQRRALYQAGMFGAFSLFWTTTPLLLASPAFGLTQNGIALFALAGAAGAVASPIAGRLADRGMTKIASTIAMLLGMASFLISHFAADGSLTALILLTGAAIMLDFGVTTNLVCGQRAIYGLNPEHRSRLNGLFMATFFTGGAIGSALGGWAYATGGWTMTAWIGFAFPALAFMLFLTEGRGNEA
- a CDS encoding TetR/AcrR family transcriptional regulator, with protein sequence MTATDLTSDQKTRSRGRPREFDMDAALDAALLVFSERGYHATSISELTEAMGLASGSIYKAFKDKRGIFVAAFARYRKLGRRRLEAMIASAETGREKVFQMVMYYTELSHGEAGRKGCLVVGGANDFALLDDETAAHVVTAFAADEKLMADLIRIGQADHTIPKTVDPDAAALAFLCLTKGLRVIGKTGRSRQEMFAAAEAAMKLVT
- a CDS encoding SDR family oxidoreductase, encoding MSETILVTGAAGQLGQRVIHHLIETYKVAPARIVAATRSPEKLAELANKGVVTRKADFDDAASLEKAFAGVDRLLIISTDALDTPGKRLTQHKAAVAAAVKAGVKHIAYTSMPAPDDSLVIFAPDHLGSENAVKTSGIAYTIIRNAWYHDNYLHGMPHNLQGGKWYSATGDGKISTIARDDCALAIAAALASGTSESATYTLTGTELLTNRQVAATVSEAAGKPLDVVDVNDEQLGQGIRGAGLPGFIADMLVSADANIRAGKFEVVTEDFTKLTGKQPQPLKDFFVAHKAALTAAGSAGGH
- a CDS encoding pyridoxine 5'-phosphate synthase, with product MPAKLSVNLNAIAMLRNRRDLPWPSVETLGRIALASGASGLTVHPRPDQRHIRFSDLPVIRNLIDDEFPKAEFNIEGYPTEEFLELCAGAAPEQVTLVPDDPSQATSDHGWDFRKHQAFLTDVVARLKKMGCRVSLFADGDGDAEAVKIAKVVGADRIELYTGPYGGCYDAPERAAPILEALGKTADAALAIGLDVNAGHDLTVANLPDLVKRIPDLAEVSIGHGLTADALEYGMAETVRRFCRACGQKV
- a CDS encoding winged helix-turn-helix transcriptional regulator, translated to MSGKVISLKNRVSGMRREIDLAGLDFSNCPVRDMMQQIGGKWSTLLLEVLAAEPRRFGELRRMLPDISQRMLTQTLRDLQRDGYIAREVFPTKPPSVEYSMTELGRSLYQPLSQLLNWAEANHDAVRAARSRFDSADG
- a CDS encoding MerR family transcriptional regulator: MPDGSKRLFAAAGIASEARSKYRFLPSAALPPDLPEGPVPIADMANAFGVTHRTLHFYEEKGLISANRIGLMRVYGQDDVMRMAVITVCRETGMPIAVIQELMDELRKADSQESAEAMFREALQVRKRELTAEMSTLHRQLQQVGDLLDFDDGIETQPLNDNQDSSSLTVQELRCLELMAEGYSTQRIARALDLKHDETRDLEAGIILKFRANNRFQAIAKAVLLGIVQA